One region of Aminobacterium colombiense DSM 12261 genomic DNA includes:
- a CDS encoding TRAP transporter small permease, with protein MTDFTQKPGVSVWITRLERLSAWGAVAFLTLTIADILFGIFQRYFTGSSMIWTEEVARFALLWLVMLGACGAFLHGDHMTIDFVIKKLPLALQKLASQLLFVITAGILCLMIYLSYQNAMGMSHMKTMALNIPKTYPLLSIPVGFFLLLIAVVFKHLSYASSHMCEDAEKEVSP; from the coding sequence ATGACGGATTTTACCCAGAAACCAGGGGTATCCGTTTGGATCACAAGACTGGAACGCCTCAGCGCCTGGGGCGCTGTGGCGTTCCTCACTCTTACGATCGCGGATATTCTGTTTGGTATCTTTCAACGATATTTTACTGGAAGTTCTATGATATGGACCGAGGAAGTTGCTCGTTTTGCGCTTTTATGGCTGGTTATGCTAGGTGCATGCGGCGCCTTTTTGCACGGGGACCATATGACTATCGATTTTGTTATTAAAAAGTTGCCTTTGGCGTTACAGAAACTTGCGTCACAACTGCTTTTTGTCATAACGGCAGGGATATTGTGTCTTATGATATACCTGAGCTACCAAAATGCCATGGGTATGTCGCACATGAAAACCATGGCCCTCAATATTCCCAAAACCTACCCACTTCTATCGATTCCCGTAGGTTTTTTCTTATTGCTTATAGCTGTTGTATTTAAGCATCTTTCCTATGCTTCATCGCACATGTGCGAGGACGCGGAGAAGGAGGTCTCCCCATAA
- the dctP gene encoding TRAP transporter substrate-binding protein DctP — MKRLFVLALSIVMLTCGMAFAATEIKMAYTGPADEENNGLHLYAVNFKKFVEEGTKGEITLKLFPDSQLGNEEERIELMSKQGMNQPLFNLASFAGVAPVFPEIYASAVPFMFDSYKAAHYFFDEGEYWAKAKEEFQKRSSIVLLEAVEEGGFLAFTNNKKEIKSPKDFKNLKFRGMDEGQVALFEAFGASGTPIPWTEIYMALKTGVVDGQMNPAVYVKMGSLYEVQDYLTLANIQYSDQFLVANGDMWNSFSPETREIITEAAKKANALNRVAMEEQDAAYVQFLVDKGMKAYAPNPEEMDSFRNIGQPAFAKWLSDKMSKEWIDLALESAKVANEKAKE; from the coding sequence ATGAAACGGCTTTTTGTATTAGCACTTAGTATCGTTATGTTGACATGTGGAATGGCTTTTGCGGCAACGGAAATTAAAATGGCCTATACAGGTCCCGCAGATGAGGAGAACAACGGTCTGCACCTTTACGCTGTCAATTTTAAGAAATTTGTCGAAGAAGGAACAAAGGGAGAAATTACTCTAAAACTCTTCCCTGATAGCCAGCTTGGAAACGAAGAAGAACGAATTGAACTTATGTCCAAACAGGGGATGAATCAGCCACTGTTCAACCTTGCGTCCTTTGCTGGTGTTGCCCCCGTTTTCCCTGAGATTTATGCATCGGCTGTTCCCTTTATGTTCGATAGCTATAAGGCCGCTCATTACTTCTTTGACGAGGGCGAATATTGGGCAAAGGCCAAGGAAGAATTCCAGAAGAGAAGCAGTATTGTTTTACTTGAAGCCGTTGAAGAAGGCGGATTCCTTGCTTTCACAAACAATAAGAAAGAAATCAAAAGCCCTAAAGATTTTAAAAACCTTAAATTCCGTGGCATGGATGAAGGACAGGTTGCTCTTTTTGAGGCTTTTGGTGCCAGCGGCACTCCGATTCCATGGACAGAAATCTACATGGCACTCAAAACTGGTGTTGTTGATGGACAGATGAATCCAGCAGTCTACGTTAAGATGGGAAGCCTTTATGAAGTGCAGGATTACCTCACACTCGCAAACATCCAGTATTCTGACCAGTTCCTCGTTGCAAACGGCGATATGTGGAACAGTTTCTCCCCAGAAACAAGAGAAATTATTACAGAAGCGGCCAAAAAAGCTAATGCTCTGAACAGGGTAGCCATGGAAGAGCAGGATGCAGCTTATGTCCAGTTCCTTGTAGATAAAGGGATGAAAGCTTATGCTCCTAACCCTGAAGAAATGGATTCTTTCCGTAACATAGGCCAGCCCGCTTTTGCGAAGTGGCTAAGTGATAAGATGAGCAAGGAGTGGATAGACCTCGCCCTTGAGAGTGCGAAGGTTGCCAACGAAAAAGCAAAGGAGTAA
- a CDS encoding TRAP transporter large permease has translation MSLIMLGSFFILMFSGMPLYLSLVTTALTGIIALGDWSLIRVLAQQFYGGMDSFALMAIPFFVLTGILMNKSGLTDRLLEFSRLLVGSVRGGLGYVNVVAGIVLAGVNGSAAADASALGTLLIPAMVKDGFSPPYAAGLTAGSSLIGPIIPPSVFMIIYASMTNTSIGGLFAAGVLPGLLLGGAFMVMNYFYSRKNNMPILDSKAIRAEAGKTLKRSFSAILAPVIIIGGIVTGIVTPTESGALAVAYCLIVGVFLTRGLTLKGIWESLYETARLTSSIFLIMGAATIIGWLLKWDQVPQRFAMFLTQSGLVQSPFLLMIVFSAIIFPIGMFMEEVSTLSLLTPIFAPLAIKAGIDPLHFGVVMTLNVTIALITPPMGACNYIVAAIGRVKLSDVFIHIWPFIGVSMLVLLIIIAFPPITTFIPRLLGL, from the coding sequence ATGAGTTTGATAATGCTGGGTTCTTTCTTCATATTAATGTTTTCAGGGATGCCATTGTATCTATCCCTGGTTACTACAGCACTTACCGGCATAATAGCCTTAGGAGACTGGTCTCTGATCCGAGTGCTTGCACAACAATTCTATGGAGGCATGGACTCCTTTGCTTTAATGGCTATACCATTCTTTGTCCTTACAGGCATTCTGATGAATAAATCAGGATTAACGGATCGTCTGCTGGAATTTAGCCGCCTGCTCGTGGGGTCTGTTCGTGGAGGGTTAGGGTACGTGAATGTTGTAGCAGGAATAGTTCTGGCAGGCGTTAACGGTTCAGCAGCAGCTGATGCCTCCGCGCTAGGAACGCTTCTTATTCCGGCTATGGTCAAGGATGGTTTCTCACCTCCATATGCTGCGGGGTTGACAGCTGGCAGCTCGCTCATAGGTCCGATTATCCCGCCGAGCGTTTTCATGATTATCTACGCCTCAATGACGAATACTTCCATTGGCGGGCTTTTTGCGGCAGGTGTTCTCCCTGGGCTTCTTTTGGGTGGTGCCTTTATGGTTATGAACTATTTCTACTCTCGCAAGAACAATATGCCAATACTAGACTCTAAGGCTATTCGCGCAGAGGCAGGGAAAACTCTCAAAAGATCCTTTAGCGCCATTTTAGCCCCTGTGATTATTATCGGTGGAATAGTGACCGGCATAGTGACGCCCACCGAGTCTGGTGCACTGGCTGTCGCATATTGTCTTATTGTAGGTGTCTTCCTTACACGGGGATTAACCTTAAAGGGCATTTGGGAATCGCTTTATGAAACAGCCCGATTAACCAGCTCCATCTTTCTCATTATGGGCGCCGCTACTATTATAGGATGGCTCCTCAAATGGGATCAGGTGCCCCAGCGCTTTGCCATGTTCCTTACCCAGAGCGGGCTTGTTCAGAGTCCTTTTCTGCTAATGATCGTGTTCTCAGCCATAATCTTCCCCATCGGCATGTTCATGGAGGAAGTTTCCACATTGTCGCTGCTGACACCAATCTTCGCTCCGCTGGCGATAAAGGCTGGAATAGATCCCCTTCATTTTGGAGTGGTGATGACACTCAATGTAACGATAGCATTGATAACGCCTCCCATGGGAGCGTGCAATTATATTGTTGCCGCTATTGGTCGCGTTAAACTCTCGGATGTGTTTATTCACATCTGGCCCTTCATCGGCGTTTCCATGCTTGTGTTGTTAATAATCATCGCATTTCCGCCGATTACGACCTTCATACCGCGGCTGCTTGGTCTTTAG